GAGCAATTGTATAAGGATCCGAAAGAGAGAGCCGAGAATATTATGATTGTAGATTTAGTTCGTAACGATTTGTCGAGAACTGCAGCAAAAGGAAGTGTTAGAGTTGAGGAATTGTGTGGGATTTATTCATTCCCTCAGGTACATCAAATGATATCAACTGTAGTTTCAGAGCTAAACAATAAGAGCCATTTTATAGATGCAATACGTGATAGTTTTCCAATGGGATCGATGACAGGAGCTCCAAAAGTTCGTGCAATGAAACTTATTGAGAAATACGAATCGACAAAGCGAGGTTTGTTCTCTGGCGCAGTTGGTTACATTACACCCAATGGCGATTTCGACTTTAATGTTGTAATTCGAAGTATTCAATACAATGCAATAAATAAATATCTGTCTTTTATGGTTGGAGGAGCAATAACCATGCAATCTAATCCTGAAAAGGAATATGAAGAATGCTTGTTAAAAGTAAAAGCGATAATGAAAGTACTTAAAGAGTAAATTGTAAACTTGAGAATGCGAAGGCATTAGAGTTTTAATTTTACTGATATATTTATATAATATTAAAAATCATGTTTCGAAAATTAATCCGTTTTGTCGAAGAAGAAAAATTATTTTATCGTGATGATAAAATATTAGTGGCGGTAAGCGGCGGAATCGATTCTGTTGTTTTATTACATCTGTTAAAGAAAATGGAGATTAATTGTGCTGTTGCTCATTGTAATTTTCATTTGCGAGGCGATGAATCGGATGGTGATTTTGATTTTGTGCAAAATCTTACAAAAAATTATGGAATACCGTTTTTTTCGATTGATTTTTACACAAAAGAATATGCTGCCAAAAATAAATTGTCAATTGAGATGGCCGCCAGAGAATTGCGCTACAATTGGTTCGATAAAATTTGTAAAAGCAATTCCTATAAATACATAGCAGTAGGACATCATGCCGATGATGTGGCCGAAACTGTGTTAATTAATTTGGTTCGAGGAACAGGTATTCATGGTTTATCGGGAATAAAATCTAAACTGGGAAAAATTGTTCGTCCTCTCTTGCCTTTTACCAGAAAAGAATTGGAACAGTATGCCATTGAAAATAATTTATCTTATCGCGAAGATTCAACGAATAAGGAAACCGATTTTGTGCGAAATAAAATTCGTCATCAGGTAATGCCAGTTCTGGAAAAAATAAACCCAGCAATTCGCAATACAATGAGCGAGAATGTTTCTCGATTTCGCGAAGTAGAAGAAATGTATAATCATTTAATAGACAAGAATAGTCAGCATTTGTTGATTAAAAAAGAAAATAAATTATTGATTTCTATTAGTGAATTAAAAGAAGTTAAAGGGCCTGTTTCGCATTTACATGAGATTTTGTCTCCTTATGGTTTTCATCATCGCGATGTAAAAAATATTGTAGATTCCATTTATGCAACATCGGGTAAAATGTTCTACTCATCAACATATCAATTACTTAGGGATAGGGAGTATTTAATTTTAACTAAGAAACAACAAAATAACAAGAAAGAGTATTCTATTTCAGAATCTGAAAAACAATTAATTTTACCTGTAAAATTAAATTTTACTTTTATTAATAGAACTTCCTCTTTCAAATTTTCTAAAGATTCTAATATAGCCTGTTTCGATGCCGATAAATTAAAGTTTCCCTTAACTTTAAGAAAGTGGCAAAAAGGGGATACGTTTTGTCCAATTGGGATGACGGGAAATAAGAAAATTTCAGATTTTTTTATCGATAAAAAATTTACTATTCAGGAAAAAGAAAATACCTGGCTTTTATGTTCTGATAACAAAATTATTTGGATTGTTGGTCATCGTATGGATAATCGGGTTAAGATTACAGATGAAAGCACAAAAATTTATCGTATAGAGATGCAGCGCACCGAAACTATAAAATAAACATTGTAGACATAAGAAGAGCTTATTCATTAAGAACAAGCTCTTCTTTTTTGAAGAAACCATTAGGCAAGAGTTTCTGCACTTAAGCAATTTTCGAGATCTTTTAATAGGGCTTTTTTTACTTTTCGAGGTTTTTCGGCACTAATTTCTTTTAAACATGTAAAGGCTATATTACCTATTTCGTATAGTCCAACCGGATTTTTATCGTTGTTATAACTGGCAATAACATACTCCAGTTTTGCTTTAACTTCGTCGTATGCTTTATTTCCCGGTTTATTTAAACATGTTAATGCATCTAAACATACATCTCTTAATTTTTCGTTTTGTTCATTCATAGTCATAGATTTAGTATTAAAATGTTAACTAAATTTACGAATAGACAATGATTTATGGATTAACAATATGTTATAAATCTGATAAATATTTATGTATGTATTTATTTTTACTGTCGAAATTGTTTGCGTTGTGTATCACAATGGTTTGCGTATTACAGAGACTTATTTAAGAGAAGCTTAAACAGAAAAGCATGGCTACATAGCCATGCTTTTTCTACTAACTTATTTGTATTTATTACAAAGGAATATTTCCATGTTTTTTAGGTGGATTTTGTTCACTTTTATTAGAGCACATTTCCAGTGCCTGAATTAATTTATAGCGACTTTCTTTTGGCAGAATTACCTCGTCGATATATCCTAATTCTGCTGCTTTGTATGGATGCGCAAATTTGTCACGGTAATCTTCTATTGCTTTGGAACGTTCCGAATCAGATAAGTTTTTATGCATTATATTAACCGCACCCTCGGCCCCCATTACAGCAATTTCTCCTGTTGGATAGGAGTAATTTATATCGGCACCAATGTGTTTCGAAGCCATTACATCATAAGCACCACCATAAGCTTTACGTGTAATTAAAGTAATTTTAGGCACTGTAGCTTCGGCAAAAGCATAAAGTAGTTTCGCTCCATGTTTAATAATTCCACCATATTCCTGAGCAGTTCCAGGCAAGAAACCAGGAACATCAACCAAAGTAATTAATGGGATATTAAAGGCATCGCAAAACCTTACAAAACGAGCAGCCTTTGTAGAACTGTTAATATCTAAAACTCCAGCCATATTTGCAGGATTATTTGCAACAATACCTATTGGTTTACCTGCAAGTCTGGCAAAACCGATTGTAATATTTGGAGCATATAGTGGCATTACTTCGAAGAAGTTATGATCATCAACTACGGTTTCTATTATTTCTTTTATATCGTAAGGTTTATTTGGATCGGCCGGAACAATAGATTGCAGTTTTTCATCTTCACGATGAATATTATCGGTGCAAGTTTTAGTTGGAGGATCTTCCATATTGTTAGAAGGAAGAAAGCCAATTAACTCTCGAAGCATCATCATTGCTTGTTCGTCGTTTTCGGCGGTA
This genomic interval from uncultured Marinifilum sp. contains the following:
- a CDS encoding acyl-CoA carboxylase subunit beta produces the protein MLTLEDKIKKFEELNKAAQTGGGQSRIDKHHAAGKKTARERIKDLLDTETFVEVDKMVTHRSTDFGMEKNKIMGDGVVCGYGKIDGRLVYVFAQDFTVFGGSLSRANADKIVKITKLAMKMGAPIIGLNDSGGARIQEGVQSLAGYADIFYQNVRGSGVIPQISAIMGPCAGGAVYSPALTDFIMMVKDTSYMFVTGPDVIKTVTHEEVTKEELGGAITHNSKSGVAHFTAENDEQAMMMLRELIGFLPSNNMEDPPTKTCTDNIHREDEKLQSIVPADPNKPYDIKEIIETVVDDHNFFEVMPLYAPNITIGFARLAGKPIGIVANNPANMAGVLDINSSTKAARFVRFCDAFNIPLITLVDVPGFLPGTAQEYGGIIKHGAKLLYAFAEATVPKITLITRKAYGGAYDVMASKHIGADINYSYPTGEIAVMGAEGAVNIMHKNLSDSERSKAIEDYRDKFAHPYKAAELGYIDEVILPKESRYKLIQALEMCSNKSEQNPPKKHGNIPL
- the tilS gene encoding tRNA lysidine(34) synthetase TilS, with the protein product MFRKLIRFVEEEKLFYRDDKILVAVSGGIDSVVLLHLLKKMEINCAVAHCNFHLRGDESDGDFDFVQNLTKNYGIPFFSIDFYTKEYAAKNKLSIEMAARELRYNWFDKICKSNSYKYIAVGHHADDVAETVLINLVRGTGIHGLSGIKSKLGKIVRPLLPFTRKELEQYAIENNLSYREDSTNKETDFVRNKIRHQVMPVLEKINPAIRNTMSENVSRFREVEEMYNHLIDKNSQHLLIKKENKLLISISELKEVKGPVSHLHEILSPYGFHHRDVKNIVDSIYATSGKMFYSSTYQLLRDREYLILTKKQQNNKKEYSISESEKQLILPVKLNFTFINRTSSFKFSKDSNIACFDADKLKFPLTLRKWQKGDTFCPIGMTGNKKISDFFIDKKFTIQEKENTWLLCSDNKIIWIVGHRMDNRVKITDESTKIYRIEMQRTETIK